From one Halothece sp. PCC 7418 genomic stretch:
- a CDS encoding CBS domain-containing protein — translation MISDLHFQSVTNLQVEAAIIQFPLTVPLQTSVLDALSLITQTKNSCAAYVCSLPNEDAIFADTDTSCILVTAKQKLLGILTERDIVRLSAQGYALQGIAVEEVMTTEIFTISASELTDFFVPLQLFRQHHIRHLPVVDENGNLQGLITQASLRKLLRPVHLLRLRQNAETMLKTVICVDLEVSVRKVSQLMSDHEISSVVVAKDEVPLGIITEGDIVQYQALELDLATLTAEAVMSSPLFTLQPKDTLWQTLQLMRDRRISRVIVTHQDGKLAGIITQGDVLNLFNPLGMYEWIETLEQQVEALSAENEKRELQLQDFIDNANDLIQSVALEDGRFQYVNRAWCDTLGYTKEEVRALTVFDLLPTDDTQHCRQIMNEMSQGKRTRVDGVELRLISKAGETIIVEGNIDCRYEAGKPVATRAIFRDITARKAAEEKLRALNKQLTRTNRLKDEFVANMSHELRSPLNGILLLAERLQAQTYGALNEKQSQYLEAITHSGEHLLALINDILDLSKIEAGKLELELGEVNLEGLCQHSLLFIRERAEKKSITLKTEISGKTPFYGDERRLRQALINLLTNAVKFTPEGGSVTLKVTTTENLSGGGRDVHFAVIDTGIGISEESQAQLFQPFMQLDTDLNLQEGGTGLGLSLVRRIAELHGGTATVESEVGQGSTFKISLPDLTPRDETVTTEEKNSPSVQILLVEDQQANFLTISDYWEAFGFEVLCAQDGESAIALAKQETPDVILIDMEMTGLDSLETIRQIRADLHLTHTPIIALTQEQEEAQYLVVGADYYRSKPVRLKELRTLIQDLTHN, via the coding sequence ATGATTAGCGATCTTCACTTCCAGTCTGTCACTAACCTTCAAGTTGAAGCTGCCATTATTCAATTTCCGTTAACAGTTCCCCTACAAACCTCTGTTCTTGATGCGCTCAGTTTAATCACTCAAACCAAAAATTCCTGTGCTGCTTATGTCTGTTCCCTTCCTAATGAAGACGCAATCTTTGCTGATACTGATACCAGTTGTATTTTAGTGACAGCAAAACAAAAACTATTGGGAATCCTGACTGAACGAGATATTGTTCGCCTCAGTGCTCAAGGGTACGCTTTACAAGGGATTGCAGTGGAAGAGGTGATGACAACAGAGATCTTTACGATTTCAGCTTCAGAATTAACCGATTTTTTTGTCCCTTTGCAACTATTTCGACAGCATCACATTCGCCACTTACCTGTTGTTGATGAAAATGGAAACTTGCAAGGATTGATTACACAAGCCAGTTTGCGTAAGTTACTGCGTCCGGTTCATCTGTTGCGCCTGCGCCAGAATGCAGAAACCATGCTGAAAACTGTCATCTGCGTTGATCTAGAGGTTTCGGTAAGAAAGGTTTCCCAGTTGATGAGCGATCATGAAATTAGCTCAGTGGTGGTTGCGAAAGACGAAGTTCCTTTAGGGATCATTACAGAAGGAGATATTGTTCAATATCAAGCCTTGGAGTTAGATTTAGCGACGCTGACAGCAGAAGCTGTGATGAGTAGCCCTTTGTTTACGCTACAGCCCAAGGATACGCTTTGGCAAACCCTGCAATTAATGCGCGATCGTCGGATTAGTCGAGTCATTGTAACCCATCAGGATGGAAAACTGGCAGGAATTATTACCCAAGGAGATGTCTTAAATCTATTTAATCCCTTGGGGATGTATGAATGGATTGAAACCCTAGAACAGCAAGTGGAAGCACTTTCGGCGGAAAACGAAAAACGAGAACTCCAGCTACAAGATTTTATTGATAATGCTAATGATTTAATTCAGAGCGTTGCTTTAGAAGATGGTCGCTTTCAATACGTGAACCGTGCTTGGTGCGACACTTTAGGCTACACAAAGGAGGAAGTGAGAGCGTTAACGGTGTTTGATCTTTTACCAACAGATGATACTCAGCATTGTCGCCAGATTATGAATGAGATGAGCCAGGGAAAGCGCACGCGGGTGGATGGGGTGGAGTTGCGATTAATCAGCAAAGCAGGAGAAACGATTATTGTCGAAGGAAATATTGATTGTCGTTATGAAGCGGGGAAACCAGTGGCGACAAGGGCAATTTTCCGAGATATCACTGCACGCAAAGCAGCAGAAGAAAAATTAAGAGCATTAAATAAACAACTGACGCGAACCAATCGCCTCAAAGATGAGTTTGTCGCGAATATGAGCCATGAATTACGCTCTCCCCTCAATGGCATTTTATTACTTGCAGAACGGTTACAAGCGCAAACCTACGGGGCGTTGAATGAAAAACAAAGTCAATATTTAGAAGCGATTACTCACAGTGGCGAACATTTACTTGCTTTAATCAACGATATTCTCGACCTCTCCAAAATTGAAGCTGGAAAACTGGAACTGGAACTGGGAGAGGTTAATCTAGAGGGGCTGTGTCAGCATAGTTTACTGTTTATTCGCGAACGTGCGGAAAAAAAGTCGATAACGTTGAAAACAGAGATTTCTGGCAAAACTCCTTTCTACGGCGATGAGCGTCGTTTGCGACAAGCCTTAATTAATTTACTGACGAATGCGGTGAAGTTTACTCCAGAGGGGGGAAGTGTTACGTTAAAAGTAACCACCACCGAGAACCTCAGTGGCGGAGGGAGAGACGTTCATTTTGCTGTGATTGATACAGGGATTGGGATTAGCGAAGAAAGCCAAGCACAACTGTTCCAACCGTTTATGCAGCTCGATACGGATCTCAATCTGCAAGAAGGGGGGACGGGTTTAGGGCTTTCCTTAGTGCGACGAATTGCAGAGTTACATGGCGGAACGGCTACGGTTGAAAGTGAAGTGGGACAAGGCAGCACATTTAAGATTAGCCTACCTGATCTAACTCCCCGTGATGAAACCGTAACAACAGAGGAAAAAAATAGTCCATCAGTTCAGATTCTCTTAGTCGAAGATCAACAAGCCAATTTCCTGACAATCTCTGATTATTGGGAAGCCTTTGGCTTTGAAGTGCTCTGTGCTCAAGATGGAGAAAGCGCGATCGCGCTCGCTAAACAAGAAACCCCTGATGTGATCCTCATCGATATGGAAATGACGGGTCTCGATAGCCTAGAAACCATTCGCCAAATTCGTGCTGATCTTCACCTAACCCATACCCCCATTATTGCTTTAACTCAGGAGCAAGAAGAAGCACAATATCTGGTAGTGGGAGCCGACTATTATCGTTCTAAACCCGTGCGACTGAAGGAACTGCGAACCCTCATCCAAGATTTAACTCACAACTGA
- a CDS encoding EAL domain-containing response regulator, producing MDTHAEQVSSILIVDDDPDNYDVIENLLYAQDYQLYYAQEGKIALEQLREVKIDLILLDLMMPEMDGLELCQIIKRDRAYQGVPIIMVTALNTTVNLSQCLEAGADDFIGKPLNGTELRSRVRSMLRISDQYQKVRELKNNLEQQVEARSRQLQDLIWYHPLTGLASRFSLLQQLHGIFNAGEPFALLYFDCDEFQLVNSCYGYDLGDRALLAIRDRVSLCLGAKDIFAHFGEDDFCILVSDPKSQATVQTMIDQIFDAFSSPFFVSDQEIYLSISMGVVYQTPLWETDAEATLRNADTALNWAKREGKNHYQLFQPEMHQMTARKLQLARDLRQALMEDEFQVYYQPIIDLRQDCLHGFEALMRWQHPEEGLVAPGEFISCLEETSLIIPAGIMVLEKACQQLKIWENQGKTGLQISVNLSPLQFRNETLFQDIESVLQKTELSPSQLKLEITETLTVENPLQTVKIIEAFRSRGIQVSIDDFGTGYSSLSYLRQFPVNNLKIDRAFVNLLEEDRSNLQITRAIVDLGKALGMSITAEGIETKSQLEQLKQLGCELGQGYFFAKPMSVEAASDYLFQ from the coding sequence ATGGATACACACGCCGAACAAGTCTCGTCTATTTTAATCGTTGATGATGATCCCGATAATTATGATGTCATTGAAAATTTACTCTATGCTCAGGACTATCAACTGTACTATGCTCAAGAGGGAAAAATTGCTTTAGAGCAACTGCGAGAAGTTAAGATTGATCTCATCTTACTGGATTTGATGATGCCAGAAATGGATGGGCTAGAACTGTGCCAGATCATTAAGCGCGATCGCGCTTACCAAGGCGTTCCGATTATTATGGTGACTGCTCTCAACACTACAGTGAACCTCTCTCAGTGCTTAGAAGCAGGGGCAGATGATTTTATTGGCAAACCCTTAAATGGTACAGAATTGCGGTCACGAGTGCGTTCTATGCTTAGGATTAGTGACCAATATCAAAAAGTTCGGGAACTGAAAAATAACTTAGAACAACAAGTCGAAGCGCGATCGCGCCAACTTCAGGATTTAATTTGGTATCATCCGCTGACAGGGTTAGCCAGTCGTTTCTCTCTATTACAGCAGTTGCATGGAATCTTTAATGCGGGTGAACCTTTTGCGCTGTTGTATTTTGATTGTGATGAATTTCAGCTTGTGAATAGTTGTTATGGCTATGATCTTGGCGATCGCGCTTTGTTAGCCATCCGCGATCGCGTTTCTTTGTGTTTAGGGGCAAAAGATATTTTTGCTCACTTTGGAGAAGATGACTTTTGTATTCTCGTCAGTGATCCCAAAAGCCAAGCAACAGTTCAAACAATGATTGATCAGATTTTTGATGCCTTTAGCAGTCCCTTTTTTGTCAGCGACCAAGAAATTTATTTATCAATTTCAATGGGTGTAGTTTATCAAACACCACTGTGGGAAACAGATGCGGAAGCAACCCTCCGTAATGCGGATACCGCTTTAAATTGGGCAAAACGAGAAGGGAAAAATCATTATCAATTATTTCAACCCGAAATGCACCAAATGACAGCCCGAAAGCTGCAATTGGCAAGAGATTTACGTCAGGCTTTAATGGAAGATGAGTTCCAAGTTTACTATCAACCGATTATTGATTTAAGACAAGATTGTTTGCATGGTTTTGAAGCCCTCATGCGTTGGCAACATCCTGAAGAAGGGCTGGTTGCACCAGGAGAGTTTATTTCTTGTTTAGAAGAAACAAGTTTAATTATTCCTGCTGGAATTATGGTTTTAGAAAAAGCCTGTCAACAGTTAAAAATATGGGAAAACCAAGGGAAGACAGGACTACAAATTAGTGTCAATTTATCCCCGTTGCAATTTCGGAATGAAACGCTTTTCCAAGATATAGAATCAGTATTGCAAAAAACGGAGCTTTCTCCCTCCCAATTAAAATTAGAAATTACAGAAACCCTCACGGTCGAAAATCCGCTGCAAACCGTAAAAATCATTGAAGCCTTTCGATCGCGCGGTATTCAAGTCAGTATTGATGATTTTGGGACGGGGTATTCTTCCTTAAGTTATCTCCGACAGTTTCCGGTGAATAATCTCAAAATTGATCGGGCGTTTGTCAATCTTTTGGAAGAAGATCGTAGTAATCTACAAATTACCCGCGCGATCGTTGATTTAGGTAAAGCCTTGGGGATGAGTATTACGGCTGAAGGTATTGAAACCAAGAGTCAATTAGAACAATTAAAACAATTAGGCTGTGAATTAGGACAAGGATATTTTTTTGCTAAGCCCATGAGCGTGGAAGCAGCTTCCGACTACCTATTCCAATAA
- a CDS encoding response regulator, protein MDNSQGKILIVEDELIIAKSLARQLEKFMYEVVGIVSTGEKALAKIESDPPDLVLMDIVIAGEMDGIETAQKIQERFQIPVIYLTAYSDEETLKRVQESGSYGYILKPYKQREVHAAIMMALSRDQTFIHPEETE, encoded by the coding sequence ATGGATAACAGTCAAGGAAAAATTCTAATTGTTGAAGATGAGTTAATTATTGCTAAGTCTTTAGCCCGACAACTGGAGAAGTTTATGTATGAAGTGGTGGGAATCGTTTCAACAGGGGAAAAAGCTCTGGCTAAAATTGAAAGTGATCCGCCAGATTTAGTGCTGATGGATATTGTTATTGCGGGGGAGATGGATGGTATTGAAACTGCCCAAAAGATTCAGGAAAGGTTTCAAATTCCAGTCATTTATTTAACGGCTTATAGTGACGAGGAAACGCTCAAACGGGTGCAAGAAAGTGGGAGCTATGGATATATTTTAAAGCCTTATAAACAGCGAGAAGTTCATGCAGCAATTATGATGGCATTAAGTCGCGATCAAACATTTATTCACCCTGAAGAAACAGAATAA